In Bacillus sp. SM2101, the following are encoded in one genomic region:
- a CDS encoding VOC family protein — MQSPIKNQLNITFVPVSNMKESVKWYSHLLGQSYDERKVDKPVFNMNVNGYTNLLLDAGTKGHTQHVCPSPHPLFSFFTEDIAASYEYVQKLGYTIHSPIQEFDDIAFFIIKDLDGNLVMICAD; from the coding sequence TTGCAAAGTCCTATTAAAAATCAGTTGAACATAACATTTGTCCCTGTAAGTAACATGAAAGAGTCTGTAAAATGGTATAGTCATTTACTAGGCCAAAGTTATGATGAAAGGAAGGTTGACAAACCTGTTTTTAACATGAACGTTAATGGTTATACAAATTTGTTATTGGATGCAGGAACTAAAGGGCATACACAACACGTATGCCCTTCTCCTCATCCTTTATTTAGCTTTTTCACCGAAGATATAGCAGCTTCTTACGAATACGTTCAAAAACTTGGCTACACGATTCATTCACCGATACAAGAATTTGATGACATAGCGTTTTTCATTATTAAAGACCTAGATGGAAACCTCGTGATGATTTGTGCTGACTAA